In a genomic window of Diabrotica undecimpunctata isolate CICGRU chromosome 2, icDiaUnde3, whole genome shotgun sequence:
- the LOC140434075 gene encoding uncharacterized protein isoform X2, with amino-acid sequence MDYWFNTYKSQHDQSVNIYSQAQNSGSQYPSQQGADGKTRNRPTEMKVVGSMFSYSQSQSTTYVRDPFKNTSYSNSNKFPKKNPDDREFAEIFGKPKYPSGNKQPETMVGSFSRQESDIHREKSPLGYARASNSYGQIPSREMNTFDGERSQVHRETRGGSPPSTSERSRFGNETRKSPPNSERSRYGLGIRGRSPPSNGRQETRRKSPFTTRERRPISGERARFRRETRELSPLNRDRSPLDRNRSSDNRRDAKNMPRERGTGVDERIDFIPPGDNPYEPNRIERINPFTNNRNLDYTRDGIIDLCGDEMEDKSRSLGIKQSTVQSNIENKTKVVRDNPFKSIRNGKINRNPNYRNSDNTKDDIIELDLWTCGEEMEDKSVVPSNIEYKTIVVHRRYPDKLLKEFETRVLDAVLRSHIASITPNDRPQIEHGIFTGGEYVFTAKDQKSKAWLDDMVPKLKGHHEGIHLRVADIKELPPAAVKTMMPPVTIQSRSVSLWVHRKSCNEGPNVILSKLEAQNAGLFTSHWRFLRRKRSGKHFIMMTFKIDEEDVTRLQRINMRPELDGDQLKILIQTFLEN; translated from the coding sequence ATGGATTACTGGTTCAATACATATAAGTCCCAACATGACCAGTCTGTGAATATCTATTCGCAAGCTCAAAATTCAGGGTCGCAATATCCCAGTCAACAAGGTGCTGATGGCAAAACACGCAACCGACCAACTGAAATGAAAGTAGTGGGTTCGATGTTTAGTTACTCTCAAAGTCAATCGACAACTTATGTAAGAGATCCTTTTAAAAATACCAGCTATTCTAATTCCAAtaaatttcccaaaaaaaatccTGATGATAGAGAGTTTGCTGAAATATTTGGAAAACCAAAATACCCTTCTGGGAATAAACAACCTGAAACGATGGTTGGGTCATTTTCAAGACAGGAATCGGATATCCATCGTGAAAAAAGCCCTTTGGGATATGCTCGGGCTTCGAATTCATATGGGCAGATACCTTCTCGCGAAATGAATACTTTCGACGGCGAAAGAAGTCAAGTCCATCGTGAAACTCGCGGAGGAAGCCCCCCTTCCACGAGTGAAAGAAGTCGTTTCGGAAATGAAACCCGTAAAAGCCCTCCCAATAGTGAAAGAAGCCGCTATGGTCTTGGAATCCGTGGGAGAAGCCCTCCTTCCAATGGAAGACAAGAAACGCGCAGAAAGAGCCCTTTTACAACTCGAGAAAGGCGTCCGATCAGCGGTGAAAGGGCTCGATTTCGTCGTGAAACGCGTGAACTAAGTCCTCTTAACCGTGATAGAAGTCCTCTGGATCGAAATAGAAGTTCGGATAATCGCCGAGATGCCAAAAATATGCCGCGTGAAAGGGGGACGGGAGTAGATGAGAGAATAGATTTTATACCACCAGGAGATAATCCTTATGAGCCAAATAGAATTGAGAGAATTAACCCTTTTACGAATAACCGGAATTTGGATTATACGAGAGATGGTATTATTGACTTATGTGGAGATGAGATGGAAGACAAAAGTAGATCGCTTGGAATAAAGCAGAGTACAGTACAGAGCAACATTGAGAATAAGACGAAAGTTGTACGTGATAATCCTTTTAAGTCAATTAGAAATGGGAAAATTAACCGGAATCCAAATTACCGGAATTCGGATAATACGAAAGATGATATTATTGAATTGGACTTGTGGACATGTGGGGAAGAGATGGAAGACAAAAGTGTAGTACCGAGTAACATAGAGTATAAGACGATAGTTGTTCACAGACGATATCCAGACAAATTATTAAAGGAATTTGAAACAAGAGTTTTGGATGCTGTATTAAGGTCACACATCGCAAGTATTACTCCGAATGATAGACCACAAATTGAACACGGTATTTTCACGGGAGGTGAATATGTTTTCACCGCTAAAGACCAGAAATCGAAAGCGTGGCTTGATGATATGGTTCCGAAGTTAAAGGGACACCACGAGGGTATCCATCTAAGAGTCGCAGACATAAAAGAATTACCACCCGCAGCAGTTAAGACCATGATGCCTCCTGTCACAATCCAATCGAGGTCAGTATCTTTATGGGTTCATCGCAAATCATGTAATGAAGGTCCAAATGTTATTCTTTCAAAACTAGAAGCCCAAAATGCGGGACTGTTCACTAGTCACTGGCGCTTTCTAAGGAGGAAACGGAGTGGAAAACATTTTATAATGATGACCTTTAAGATAGACGAAGAAGATGTCACGCGTCTACAAAGAATCAATATGAGACCTGAGCTTGACGGTGATcaattgaaaattttaattcaaACATTTTTAGAGAATTAG
- the LOC140434075 gene encoding uncharacterized protein isoform X3, with amino-acid sequence MDYWFNTLKSQHDQSVNIGQAQNSGSQYPSQQGADGKTRNRPTEMKVVGSMFSYSQSQSTTYVRDPFKNTSYSNSNKFPKKNPDDREFAEIFGKPKYPSGNKQPETMVGSFSRQESDIHREKSPLGYARASNSYGQIPSREMNTFDGERSQVHRETRGGSPPSTSERSRFGNETRKSPPNSERSRYGLGIRGRSPPSNGRQETRRKSPFTTRERRPISGERARFRRETRELSPLNRDRSPLDRNRSSDNRRDAKNMPRERGTGVDERIDFIPPGDNPYEPNRIERINPFTNNRNLDYTRDGIIDLCGDEMEDKSRSLGIKQSTVQSNIENKTKVVRDNPFKSIRNGKINRNPNYRNSDNTKDDIIELDLWTCGEEMEDKSVVPSNIEYKTIVVHRRYPDKLLKEFETRVLDAVLRSHIASITPNDRPQIEHGIFTGGEYVFTAKDQKSKAWLDDMVPKLKGHHEGIHLRVADIKELPPAAVKTMMPPVTIQSRSVSLWVHRKSCNEGPNVILSKLEAQNAGLFTSHWRFLRRKRSGKHFIMMTFKIDEEDVTRLQRINMRPELDGDQLKILIQTFLEN; translated from the coding sequence GTGCTGATGGCAAAACACGCAACCGACCAACTGAAATGAAAGTAGTGGGTTCGATGTTTAGTTACTCTCAAAGTCAATCGACAACTTATGTAAGAGATCCTTTTAAAAATACCAGCTATTCTAATTCCAAtaaatttcccaaaaaaaatccTGATGATAGAGAGTTTGCTGAAATATTTGGAAAACCAAAATACCCTTCTGGGAATAAACAACCTGAAACGATGGTTGGGTCATTTTCAAGACAGGAATCGGATATCCATCGTGAAAAAAGCCCTTTGGGATATGCTCGGGCTTCGAATTCATATGGGCAGATACCTTCTCGCGAAATGAATACTTTCGACGGCGAAAGAAGTCAAGTCCATCGTGAAACTCGCGGAGGAAGCCCCCCTTCCACGAGTGAAAGAAGTCGTTTCGGAAATGAAACCCGTAAAAGCCCTCCCAATAGTGAAAGAAGCCGCTATGGTCTTGGAATCCGTGGGAGAAGCCCTCCTTCCAATGGAAGACAAGAAACGCGCAGAAAGAGCCCTTTTACAACTCGAGAAAGGCGTCCGATCAGCGGTGAAAGGGCTCGATTTCGTCGTGAAACGCGTGAACTAAGTCCTCTTAACCGTGATAGAAGTCCTCTGGATCGAAATAGAAGTTCGGATAATCGCCGAGATGCCAAAAATATGCCGCGTGAAAGGGGGACGGGAGTAGATGAGAGAATAGATTTTATACCACCAGGAGATAATCCTTATGAGCCAAATAGAATTGAGAGAATTAACCCTTTTACGAATAACCGGAATTTGGATTATACGAGAGATGGTATTATTGACTTATGTGGAGATGAGATGGAAGACAAAAGTAGATCGCTTGGAATAAAGCAGAGTACAGTACAGAGCAACATTGAGAATAAGACGAAAGTTGTACGTGATAATCCTTTTAAGTCAATTAGAAATGGGAAAATTAACCGGAATCCAAATTACCGGAATTCGGATAATACGAAAGATGATATTATTGAATTGGACTTGTGGACATGTGGGGAAGAGATGGAAGACAAAAGTGTAGTACCGAGTAACATAGAGTATAAGACGATAGTTGTTCACAGACGATATCCAGACAAATTATTAAAGGAATTTGAAACAAGAGTTTTGGATGCTGTATTAAGGTCACACATCGCAAGTATTACTCCGAATGATAGACCACAAATTGAACACGGTATTTTCACGGGAGGTGAATATGTTTTCACCGCTAAAGACCAGAAATCGAAAGCGTGGCTTGATGATATGGTTCCGAAGTTAAAGGGACACCACGAGGGTATCCATCTAAGAGTCGCAGACATAAAAGAATTACCACCCGCAGCAGTTAAGACCATGATGCCTCCTGTCACAATCCAATCGAGGTCAGTATCTTTATGGGTTCATCGCAAATCATGTAATGAAGGTCCAAATGTTATTCTTTCAAAACTAGAAGCCCAAAATGCGGGACTGTTCACTAGTCACTGGCGCTTTCTAAGGAGGAAACGGAGTGGAAAACATTTTATAATGATGACCTTTAAGATAGACGAAGAAGATGTCACGCGTCTACAAAGAATCAATATGAGACCTGAGCTTGACGGTGATcaattgaaaattttaattcaaACATTTTTAGAGAATTAG